One window from the genome of Echinicola vietnamensis DSM 17526 encodes:
- a CDS encoding short-chain fatty acid transporter, with protein MKKHRLKVSFPTPFGLALLLSACSIFLAVLETRPANEGVAAYTFRVLGYWKEGFWGLLAFTLQMVLILVFGHVLAVSRPISNALDRITSKVKSNVQAVMLTGGVTMLAGYFNWGFGLIIGAVLARKMGEMAAKRGVGINYPLVASSGYLGMMVWHGGFSGSAPLKVAESGHFLEEEIGVIPVNETILSTFNLTLNAILVLAILGLLYGLAKWKKVTPEYPVDQSGQLLPAGNDQLGWWVGGAICLLAASDLTTVAVSGWGFISLNYINFLLLGLGLVFHKSLKRYVAATGEALKGATGIVLQFPFYAGILGVLSSSGLLVWIANYFVQVSSPETFPLLAFMSSGLINLFVPSGGGQWAVQGPVIVEAAKEMGISVSDMVMVMAYGDEVTNMLQPFWAMPLLAITGISPREMLGYTVCFFLVGSGVFIIGIYCFLG; from the coding sequence TTGAAAAAGCATCGATTGAAGGTGTCGTTTCCCACTCCATTTGGGTTGGCCTTGCTCTTGTCGGCATGCAGTATCTTCTTGGCGGTCTTGGAGACAAGGCCGGCAAATGAGGGGGTGGCGGCTTATACTTTTCGAGTGTTGGGGTATTGGAAGGAAGGGTTTTGGGGACTGTTGGCCTTTACCCTCCAGATGGTGCTCATCTTGGTTTTTGGTCATGTCTTAGCCGTTTCCAGGCCCATTTCCAATGCATTGGACCGGATTACGTCAAAGGTCAAAAGTAACGTTCAAGCGGTGATGCTTACCGGTGGGGTGACCATGCTTGCGGGATACTTTAATTGGGGCTTTGGCCTGATAATAGGTGCTGTGCTGGCAAGGAAAATGGGAGAGATGGCTGCCAAAAGGGGCGTAGGCATTAACTATCCGTTGGTTGCTTCCTCAGGCTATTTGGGGATGATGGTCTGGCATGGAGGTTTTTCAGGCTCCGCGCCCTTGAAAGTAGCAGAGTCCGGTCATTTTTTGGAAGAAGAGATCGGTGTGATTCCGGTGAATGAGACCATTCTAAGCACCTTCAACCTAACGCTAAATGCGATCTTGGTGCTGGCCATACTGGGCCTTTTGTACGGACTTGCGAAGTGGAAGAAGGTTACTCCGGAATATCCAGTGGATCAAAGTGGACAGTTGTTGCCTGCAGGAAACGATCAGCTGGGATGGTGGGTAGGAGGAGCGATTTGTCTTTTGGCAGCAAGTGATTTGACGACAGTTGCTGTTTCGGGCTGGGGATTTATTAGTTTGAATTATATTAATTTTTTACTGCTTGGATTGGGGTTGGTTTTTCACAAGAGCTTAAAGCGCTATGTGGCCGCCACAGGTGAAGCCTTGAAGGGTGCTACGGGGATTGTGTTACAGTTTCCTTTTTATGCGGGCATTTTAGGGGTGCTTAGTTCATCAGGCTTATTGGTGTGGATTGCAAATTACTTTGTCCAGGTCAGCTCTCCAGAAACCTTTCCATTGTTGGCCTTTATGAGTTCAGGTTTGATCAATTTATTCGTGCCGTCTGGAGGAGGGCAGTGGGCCGTCCAGGGCCCGGTCATCGTGGAGGCGGCTAAGGAAATGGGGATTTCTGTGTCTGATATGGTCATGGTCATGGCCTATGGTGATGAGGTGACCAACATGCTTCAGCCTTTTTGGGCAATGCCTTTACTGGCCATCACCGGCATTTCTCCAAGAGAGATGTTGGGCTATACCGTGTGTTTTTTCTTGGTAGGATCAGGCGTTTTTATCATTGGGATTTATTGTTTTTTGGGATAG
- the cas6 gene encoding CRISPR-associated endoribonuclease Cas6 — protein MRIRLIFSLKNKGAYLPFHHQYILAQFLKGLIVKGGREEFFNYNYFNFSGLKGQTKVSRSGLHYYSSLVTLVLSSPNEDFLDYLLEQVFKTPKIELGNLIISPEYTEKESEPELEASNKFVCISPLVLLTPTFDDDSGKRFINPDTDEFSDLLYESTLTRMERSGWYSQEQMESFYKFQVVPDMNYVNKLKEQQKKFARIYSVYDMDVKYEVRGYTLPFTLYAAHEVQDFVFKCGLGAFTHKGFGMLDLANNSPSQRTEPYKFKREGFVPYKSRQQQQDQPNKEEDEQ, from the coding sequence GTGAGAATTAGATTAATATTTTCGTTAAAAAACAAAGGCGCTTATTTACCCTTTCATCACCAATACATTTTGGCCCAGTTTCTTAAAGGTCTGATTGTAAAAGGTGGCCGTGAAGAGTTTTTCAACTACAATTACTTCAACTTCTCTGGTCTTAAAGGACAGACCAAAGTCAGTAGAAGTGGCCTGCATTATTACTCAAGCTTAGTTACCTTAGTGCTTTCATCACCCAATGAAGACTTCCTTGACTATTTGCTGGAGCAAGTGTTCAAAACGCCAAAAATTGAGTTGGGAAATCTCATCATCTCCCCTGAGTACACAGAAAAAGAATCAGAGCCAGAATTGGAGGCCTCAAACAAATTCGTTTGTATCTCCCCTTTGGTGTTGCTGACTCCTACGTTTGATGATGATTCCGGCAAACGGTTCATTAACCCAGACACGGACGAGTTCTCGGATTTGTTATACGAATCCACCTTGACCCGTATGGAGCGCTCAGGATGGTACAGCCAGGAACAAATGGAATCTTTCTATAAATTCCAGGTGGTCCCAGACATGAATTATGTAAATAAGCTGAAAGAACAGCAAAAGAAATTTGCTAGGATTTACTCCGTGTACGACATGGATGTGAAGTATGAAGTAAGAGGCTACACCCTGCCTTTCACGCTCTATGCAGCACATGAAGTACAGGATTTCGTATTCAAATGTGGACTGGGAGCCTTTACACACAAAGGCTTTGGTATGCTGGATTTGGCCAACAACTCGCCAAGTCAACGCACTGAACCGTACAAGTTCAAAAGAGAAGGATTTGTCCCGTACAAATCCCGACAACAACAGCAAGACCAACCCAACAAAGAAGAAGACGAGCAGTAA
- a CDS encoding DUF3276 family protein produces MEEHKGNDREEIFSRKVKAGKRTYFFDVKSTRSNDYYLTITESKRKIRDDNFVYEKHKIFLYKEDFAKFVDALQDTVDHVKNELMADFDFSQYEVEAETSSEDKFGEDLKWD; encoded by the coding sequence GTGGAAGAGCATAAAGGAAACGACAGAGAGGAAATTTTCTCAAGAAAAGTAAAAGCTGGAAAAAGAACTTACTTTTTTGACGTAAAATCTACTAGGTCAAACGATTACTACCTGACCATCACTGAAAGTAAACGCAAAATTCGTGATGACAATTTTGTTTACGAAAAGCACAAAATCTTCTTGTATAAAGAAGACTTTGCCAAATTCGTGGACGCTTTGCAGGATACCGTAGATCACGTCAAAAACGAATTGATGGCAGACTTTGACTTCTCCCAATATGAAGTAGAAGCTGAAACCAGCTCCGAAGACAAATTCGGAGAAGATTTAAAGTGGGATTAA
- a CDS encoding DUF5103 domain-containing protein, translated as MRILTVLFLCGSLLSAKVAFGQEIMEDKVFEENIQTVQLYRNGGQVSAQMNTPVIPLGNGGLVLEFDDLAYEPDRYSATLIHCDADWTPSGLKSADYLPRFNEFNITEYDYSINTRVPYVHFTFPVPQVTKSGNYILKVYRGRNEDEVVITRRFMVYQDQAKVGVQLLPPSMNEERMSGQQIDVLVNYGSRDIKNPLENVQVVVRQNQRWDNAKVGGKPSFVRPDKSQLEYRFFTGENIFDAGNEFRFIDLRYVRTTGRNIVSIDMKDDVVYASTALNEPRRTSSYLEYLDLNGQFIIENQERGNPKLESEYVLVTFSADTGEEAGVPYVFGALTNWGQSPQAKMTKNGASGDFRTALLLKQGWYDYQIAIKKDGSWNTTLMEGSHFQTENEYDVLVYYRDFGSRYDELIGYTTINANKRRF; from the coding sequence ATGCGAATTTTGACCGTGCTATTTTTATGTGGTAGCCTATTGTCTGCAAAAGTGGCTTTTGGCCAGGAGATAATGGAGGATAAGGTTTTTGAGGAAAATATCCAGACCGTACAGCTTTACCGTAATGGTGGCCAGGTTTCAGCCCAAATGAATACTCCTGTGATCCCGCTGGGCAATGGAGGATTGGTATTGGAGTTTGATGACCTTGCCTATGAACCCGATCGATATTCGGCCACCCTGATTCATTGTGATGCCGATTGGACACCATCGGGGCTAAAGTCTGCCGATTACCTCCCCCGTTTCAATGAATTCAATATTACCGAGTACGATTATTCCATAAACACCAGGGTGCCCTATGTGCATTTTACCTTTCCTGTTCCCCAAGTGACCAAGTCCGGAAATTATATCCTTAAAGTCTACCGTGGCCGGAATGAGGACGAGGTGGTCATTACTCGGAGGTTTATGGTGTACCAAGATCAGGCAAAAGTGGGTGTGCAGTTATTACCTCCCTCCATGAATGAGGAGCGGATGAGCGGCCAGCAGATTGATGTTTTAGTGAATTATGGGAGCCGGGATATAAAGAACCCTTTGGAAAATGTCCAGGTTGTGGTGCGTCAAAACCAGCGGTGGGACAATGCAAAAGTCGGAGGAAAGCCTTCCTTTGTTCGCCCAGATAAGAGCCAGTTGGAATATCGGTTTTTTACAGGAGAAAATATCTTCGATGCCGGCAATGAGTTCAGGTTTATAGATTTACGCTATGTGAGGACCACGGGAAGGAATATTGTTTCCATTGACATGAAAGATGATGTAGTCTATGCTTCTACAGCGCTCAACGAGCCCCGGCGTACATCGAGTTATTTGGAGTATTTGGATCTGAACGGGCAGTTTATCATCGAAAATCAAGAGCGGGGAAATCCCAAGTTGGAAAGTGAATATGTGTTGGTGACTTTTTCGGCGGACACAGGTGAGGAAGCCGGAGTCCCTTATGTCTTTGGCGCATTGACCAACTGGGGGCAATCTCCACAGGCGAAGATGACCAAAAATGGGGCGAGTGGTGATTTCCGCACAGCGTTGCTGCTAAAGCAAGGGTGGTATGATTACCAAATTGCCATAAAAAAGGATGGAAGCTGGAACACCACTTTAATGGAGGGAAGCCATTTTCAGACGGAAAATGAATATGATGTTTTGGTGTATTATCGGGATTTCGGGTCTCGCTATGATGAATTGATAGGCTATACGACTATCAATGCCAATAAACGAAGGTTTTAG
- a CDS encoding AI-2E family transporter, whose translation MQKLIISVLAFTIFLLLLGWYFSNIAFYLIISLVIAAALRPMTNRINSVHVFGHHIPRWMAILCSFATIGMVLFLITLLFIPLIIDQIEIIQNVDIEFLYEQIQRPINKVEGFLIKFNLVSNNPGNLFEQVKETILASVREINFQGFINGLINTTSSLLITILAVVFISFFLLLENGLLRRNIINLVPNEYFELSVATFHKVERLLSNYLVGLLIQMSAIFTIASTGLAIVGVDYALTIGVFAAVANLIPYAGPLLGATFGVIVGLITGDFIGTEEMPLFILKILSVFSVVQLTDNLFLQPLIFSKSVKAHPLEIFVIIFAGAKVGGVIGMVLAIPVYTIFRVSVQEFYKGYKEYRIFKIK comes from the coding sequence ATGCAGAAACTGATCATTTCCGTCCTAGCTTTTACCATCTTCCTCCTTTTGTTGGGGTGGTACTTTTCCAATATTGCATTTTACCTTATCATCTCCCTGGTCATTGCCGCCGCCTTACGTCCTATGACCAACCGCATCAACAGCGTTCATGTTTTTGGCCATCATATTCCCCGGTGGATGGCTATCCTTTGTTCTTTTGCCACCATCGGCATGGTGCTGTTTCTGATCACCCTACTGTTCATTCCGTTAATTATCGACCAAATCGAAATCATCCAAAATGTGGACATCGAATTTCTGTATGAACAAATCCAGCGTCCCATCAACAAAGTGGAAGGATTTCTCATCAAGTTCAACCTCGTCAGCAACAACCCGGGAAACCTGTTCGAACAAGTAAAGGAGACCATCCTGGCCAGCGTGCGTGAAATAAATTTTCAGGGTTTTATAAATGGACTAATCAATACGACCAGCTCCCTTCTTATTACCATCCTTGCTGTGGTATTCATTTCATTCTTTTTGTTGTTGGAAAATGGACTCCTCCGAAGAAATATCATCAATTTGGTACCCAATGAGTATTTTGAACTTTCTGTGGCCACTTTTCACAAGGTGGAAAGGCTCCTATCAAACTATTTGGTAGGCCTGCTTATTCAGATGTCAGCAATATTCACCATCGCATCCACAGGATTGGCGATCGTGGGCGTCGATTATGCACTTACCATTGGGGTATTTGCCGCTGTGGCAAATTTGATCCCCTATGCCGGCCCATTGCTGGGGGCTACTTTTGGAGTAATTGTGGGCCTAATTACCGGAGATTTTATTGGCACGGAAGAAATGCCCCTCTTTATTTTGAAGATTTTATCCGTCTTTTCAGTGGTGCAGCTCACCGACAATCTATTTTTACAGCCCTTAATTTTCTCGAAATCTGTAAAAGCCCATCCACTTGAAATATTTGTTATTATCTTTGCGGGAGCAAAAGTCGGTGGAGTGATTGGCATGGTACTGGCCATCCCCGTTTATACGATTTTTAGGGTTTCTGTACAGGAGTTCTACAAAGGGTATAAAGAGTACCGTATATTTAAAATAAAATAG
- a CDS encoding 4Fe-4S binding protein, whose protein sequence is MAIMITDECINCGACEPECPNTAIYEGGLEWTWGGGTELKEVKLEDGSVVDADEPQEPVSDEFYYIVTGKCTECTGFHEEPQCAAVCPVDCCVDDPDHPESEEALLEKKQYLHAE, encoded by the coding sequence ATGGCAATAATGATAACTGATGAATGCATCAATTGTGGTGCATGCGAGCCTGAATGCCCAAATACAGCCATTTATGAAGGTGGACTGGAATGGACATGGGGCGGAGGAACTGAGCTAAAAGAAGTAAAGCTGGAAGACGGTTCAGTGGTAGATGCAGATGAACCTCAAGAGCCTGTTTCTGACGAATTTTATTACATCGTTACAGGAAAATGTACCGAGTGTACCGGTTTCCATGAGGAACCACAATGTGCAGCCGTATGTCCTGTAGACTGCTGTGTGGATGATCCCGATCATCCGGAATCCGAAGAAGCACTTCTAGAAAAGAAACAATACCTACACGCAGAATAA
- a CDS encoding acyl-CoA reductase, with translation MTLQERIAAFVGLGERIDQLSNAEFEALVFRVENNNSWFTPDQVKLALQGLVNMLDEKKMKSWIGAYDLSEVKSPKSIGVLMAGNIPAVGFHDLMMVLIAGHMACVKLSSADQVLIKWLVGELESISPAFKGRVVFEEMLKAKDAYIATGSDNSARYFNYYFGKYPSVIRKNRTSVAVLDGKETPDDYRELAKDIFQYYGLGCRNVSKVFVKDASQLQDFLTAIEGYNFVVSHHKYLNNYDYNKSIYLVNGDQHLDNGFLLCKQSDELVSPVAVLYYETYEGVDALKDRLAAQAEKIQCVVSKGAWYPESVPFGKAQQPEISDYADHVDTMAFLQGLG, from the coding sequence ATGACACTTCAGGAGAGAATAGCTGCCTTCGTGGGGCTGGGTGAGCGGATAGACCAATTATCGAATGCGGAATTTGAAGCGCTGGTTTTCAGGGTAGAAAACAACAACAGTTGGTTTACACCGGATCAGGTGAAGCTGGCCCTACAGGGACTGGTAAACATGCTTGATGAAAAAAAGATGAAGTCATGGATCGGTGCATATGACTTGTCGGAAGTAAAAAGCCCTAAAAGTATTGGAGTCCTGATGGCCGGAAATATCCCCGCGGTGGGCTTTCATGACCTGATGATGGTGCTGATAGCCGGACATATGGCCTGCGTCAAACTTAGTTCTGCCGATCAGGTGCTGATTAAATGGCTGGTGGGTGAACTGGAAAGTATCTCTCCGGCTTTTAAGGGGCGGGTGGTTTTTGAAGAGATGCTAAAAGCCAAAGACGCCTATATTGCCACCGGTAGTGATAATTCTGCCAGGTATTTTAACTATTATTTCGGGAAATATCCGAGTGTAATCCGTAAAAACCGCACCTCGGTAGCGGTGTTGGACGGTAAGGAAACACCGGACGATTACCGGGAGTTGGCCAAGGACATTTTTCAATATTATGGCCTGGGCTGCAGGAACGTTTCCAAGGTTTTTGTAAAGGATGCTTCGCAATTACAGGATTTCTTGACGGCCATTGAAGGATATAATTTTGTCGTCAGCCACCATAAGTACCTGAATAATTATGATTACAACAAATCCATTTATTTAGTAAACGGGGACCAACACCTGGACAATGGTTTTTTGCTCTGTAAACAAAGTGATGAATTGGTTTCTCCAGTGGCCGTCTTATATTATGAAACCTACGAAGGGGTGGATGCGCTAAAAGATAGGCTTGCGGCACAAGCTGAAAAGATCCAATGTGTGGTCAGTAAAGGAGCTTGGTATCCCGAGAGTGTCCCTTTTGGCAAGGCGCAGCAGCCTGAGATTTCCGATTATGCTGATCATGTGGATACCATGGCTTTCCTGCAGGGCTTAGGCTAA
- a CDS encoding ABC-F family ATP-binding cassette domain-containing protein, with amino-acid sequence MLSINNLSYYIGGRALYENASLHIKPKDKIGLVGLNGTGKSTLLKIINGDYQPSKGEIQKSKDCTIGFLNQDLLSYQSDDSILDVALEAFKETLGLQAEIDAVLKQMETDYSEEIIHKLANLQERFEANEGYTIKAKAEEVLEGIGFATKDLVRPLRTFSGGWRMRVMLAKLLLEKPSLLMLDEPTNHLDLPSIQWVENYLKTYEGAVIVVSHDQTFLDNCIETTVEVSRQTLTPYAGNYSFYKEEKVEREEIQQNAYENQQKMIKDTERFIERFRAKASKSNQVQSRVKALERMERVNEVVSDNISVNFKFKFSKQSGRDVVTLDQVSKAYGDITILDNTSARIERGDKIALIGANGKGKSTLLRIIDGSEKIDGQRQEGYNVVKSFFAQHQLEALNVNNEILQEMVQAGSDKTETELRNVLGCFLFTNDDVFKKIKVLSGGEKSRVALAKTLISEANFLLLDEPTNHLDMQSVNILIQALEQYEGTFITVSHDRHFIKGVANKIWYIEDHEIKEYPGTYDEYMLWRSQQDEKTDAPAVKKEKVTKPKPVRNDGEVNQAKKDLKKKERELEEIEDSIMKLEEEKAGLEKQLADPAVFQDEEQSQKVNKAYEELRGKEQSLTAQWEQIAEEIQELQEVVS; translated from the coding sequence ATGTTATCCATCAATAATTTATCCTATTATATCGGCGGGAGGGCATTGTATGAAAATGCTTCCTTGCATATCAAACCAAAAGACAAGATTGGCTTAGTGGGGCTCAATGGAACCGGTAAGTCTACCTTGCTAAAAATCATAAATGGAGACTATCAGCCCAGTAAAGGCGAGATCCAAAAATCAAAAGATTGTACCATTGGGTTTCTAAATCAGGACCTGCTGTCCTATCAGTCGGATGACAGTATTTTGGATGTGGCCTTGGAGGCTTTCAAGGAGACCTTAGGCTTGCAAGCGGAGATCGATGCGGTGCTCAAGCAGATGGAGACCGATTACTCGGAAGAAATCATCCATAAACTGGCCAATTTACAGGAGCGTTTTGAAGCGAATGAAGGATATACCATTAAGGCAAAGGCTGAAGAAGTGCTGGAGGGTATTGGATTTGCTACCAAGGATTTGGTAAGGCCACTGCGGACATTTTCTGGTGGGTGGCGAATGCGTGTAATGCTGGCGAAGTTGCTGCTGGAAAAACCGTCATTGTTAATGCTCGATGAACCCACCAACCACCTTGACCTTCCTTCTATCCAATGGGTAGAAAATTACCTGAAAACCTATGAAGGAGCAGTGATCGTGGTATCCCACGACCAGACTTTTCTTGACAATTGCATTGAGACAACGGTCGAAGTATCGCGGCAAACGTTGACACCATATGCGGGGAATTATTCCTTCTATAAGGAGGAGAAAGTGGAGCGTGAGGAGATCCAGCAGAATGCTTATGAGAACCAGCAAAAGATGATCAAGGACACGGAGCGGTTTATCGAGCGGTTTCGTGCCAAAGCTTCCAAATCCAACCAGGTGCAGTCACGTGTGAAGGCCCTGGAGAGGATGGAACGTGTCAATGAGGTGGTCAGTGATAATATCTCCGTTAATTTTAAATTCAAGTTCTCCAAGCAGTCCGGCAGGGATGTGGTGACCTTGGATCAAGTGTCCAAAGCATACGGAGACATTACCATTTTGGATAATACTTCCGCCAGGATCGAGCGGGGAGATAAGATTGCCCTGATCGGAGCCAATGGCAAGGGGAAGTCCACATTGCTTCGTATCATTGACGGCTCCGAAAAAATCGATGGGCAGCGACAAGAAGGTTATAATGTCGTCAAATCCTTTTTTGCGCAGCACCAATTGGAAGCCCTGAATGTCAACAATGAGATCCTGCAGGAAATGGTGCAAGCGGGCAGTGACAAAACGGAAACCGAGCTGCGGAATGTGCTGGGTTGTTTCTTGTTTACAAATGATGATGTGTTCAAGAAGATCAAGGTACTGTCTGGGGGAGAGAAGTCAAGGGTAGCGTTGGCGAAGACGCTGATTTCCGAAGCGAATTTTTTGTTGCTGGATGAGCCTACCAACCACTTGGACATGCAATCCGTCAATATCTTGATCCAAGCATTAGAGCAGTATGAGGGCACATTTATAACTGTTTCGCACGATCGTCATTTTATCAAGGGGGTGGCCAATAAAATTTGGTATATCGAAGACCATGAGATCAAGGAGTATCCGGGGACTTATGACGAATATATGCTTTGGCGGTCCCAGCAAGATGAAAAAACAGATGCTCCTGCGGTAAAAAAGGAAAAAGTGACTAAACCTAAGCCTGTCAGAAATGATGGAGAGGTGAATCAAGCGAAAAAGGATCTCAAGAAAAAGGAACGTGAACTGGAGGAGATCGAGGATAGCATCATGAAGCTGGAAGAGGAGAAAGCCGGGTTGGAGAAGCAGCTTGCTGATCCGGCCGTTTTCCAAGATGAAGAGCAGTCGCAAAAGGTAAATAAAGCGTATGAGGAATTGAGGGGAAAGGAGCAAAGCCTTACTGCTCAGTGGGAGCAGATCGCAGAAGAAATCCAAGAGCTTCAGGAGGTTGTTTCCTGA
- the ychF gene encoding redox-regulated ATPase YchF, with the protein MALQCGIVGLPNVGKSTLFNALSSAKAEAANFPFCTIEPNVGVVTVPDPRLKVLEKLVDPERVMPTVIEFVDIAGLVKGASKGEGLGNKFLANIREVDAIVHVIRCFNDDNVVHVAGKVDPIFDKEVIDTELQLKDLESVEKKIIRIEKIAKSGDAKAKKELEILKVFKAGLEAGKNARAIDVEKEDLEAIRDIHLLTIKPVLYVANVDEGSIQEGNEFVEKLKANVKDENAEVIMLCAAIESQIAEFEDMEEKEMFLGEYGLEESGLNRLIRAAYDLLDLITYFTAGKQEVRAWTIKKGWKAPAAAGVIHTDFERGFIKAEVIKLPDYEAFKTEAACRENGKIAVEGKEYVVKDGDIMHFRFNV; encoded by the coding sequence ATGGCATTACAGTGTGGCATTGTTGGCTTGCCCAACGTCGGAAAATCAACTTTATTTAATGCACTTTCCAGTGCAAAAGCAGAAGCAGCAAATTTCCCTTTCTGTACCATCGAGCCTAATGTAGGCGTCGTTACGGTTCCTGATCCTCGGCTAAAAGTGCTCGAAAAACTGGTCGACCCGGAAAGAGTGATGCCGACCGTCATTGAATTTGTGGATATTGCAGGATTGGTAAAAGGCGCCAGCAAAGGAGAAGGCCTGGGCAATAAGTTCTTGGCCAATATCCGGGAAGTAGATGCCATCGTACACGTAATCCGATGCTTCAATGATGACAATGTTGTCCATGTAGCAGGAAAAGTTGACCCAATATTTGACAAAGAGGTAATAGATACCGAACTTCAGCTGAAAGATTTGGAATCGGTAGAGAAAAAAATCATCAGGATCGAAAAGATCGCCAAATCCGGTGATGCCAAAGCAAAAAAGGAACTGGAAATCCTGAAAGTATTCAAAGCAGGATTAGAGGCCGGAAAAAACGCAAGGGCCATCGATGTAGAGAAAGAAGACCTTGAAGCGATCCGCGACATCCATTTACTGACCATCAAACCCGTGCTGTACGTAGCCAATGTGGACGAAGGAAGCATCCAAGAAGGAAACGAATTCGTGGAAAAACTCAAAGCGAATGTAAAGGATGAAAACGCCGAAGTAATCATGCTATGTGCGGCCATCGAATCCCAAATCGCAGAATTTGAGGACATGGAAGAAAAGGAAATGTTCCTCGGAGAATACGGACTGGAAGAAAGTGGCCTTAACAGACTAATCAGAGCTGCCTATGACCTCCTTGACCTGATCACCTATTTCACAGCAGGCAAACAAGAAGTTCGCGCTTGGACCATCAAAAAAGGCTGGAAAGCTCCTGCCGCAGCAGGTGTCATCCATACAGACTTCGAGCGTGGCTTTATCAAAGCTGAGGTCATCAAGCTTCCGGATTACGAAGCATTCAAGACAGAAGCCGCATGTCGCGAAAATGGTAAAATCGCCGTAGAAGGCAAGGAATACGTCGTTAAGGACGGTGACATTATGCATTTTAGGTTTAATGTTTAA